One genomic segment of Salinibacter grassmerensis includes these proteins:
- a CDS encoding GIY-YIG nuclease family protein, with amino-acid sequence MDDARPKTVQIFLPDGNAQSLRVAEITSRTVQAVQIPRQKLGVAEQRDEVHRVGVYFLFGEVGDDASKPPAYVGEAENCLQRIVGHHRRKDFWTTAVTITSKTRSFTKAHARRLEYDCIRTAQKAQRFRLQNTQTPAEPHIPEAMLAELRDNFGTIETLLSMLGFPILNPLPTEKDTSNGQTKLYCQGNGAKATGEYTEDGLVVFEGSTARLETTPSAPEAIERRRKNLRADGVLQRQDDRLVFRENHAFNSPSAASGVVLGRSSNGWSEWADDAGHTLDHLER; translated from the coding sequence ATGGATGACGCCCGCCCGAAGACGGTACAGATCTTTCTTCCCGACGGGAATGCCCAGAGCCTCCGGGTCGCCGAAATCACCAGTCGCACCGTGCAGGCGGTGCAGATTCCCCGTCAGAAGCTCGGCGTGGCCGAACAACGCGACGAGGTGCATCGGGTTGGGGTGTACTTCCTGTTTGGCGAGGTCGGGGACGACGCGAGCAAACCCCCGGCGTATGTTGGAGAGGCGGAGAACTGCCTACAGCGCATCGTCGGGCATCACCGGCGAAAAGACTTCTGGACGACCGCCGTCACCATCACGTCGAAGACCCGCAGCTTCACAAAGGCCCACGCCCGGCGTCTGGAATACGACTGCATCCGCACGGCGCAGAAGGCCCAGCGCTTCCGGCTTCAAAACACCCAGACGCCCGCGGAGCCGCACATTCCCGAGGCGATGCTGGCAGAGCTGCGGGACAACTTCGGGACCATCGAGACGCTTCTTTCAATGCTTGGCTTTCCAATTCTCAACCCGCTGCCCACGGAGAAGGATACCAGCAACGGGCAGACCAAACTGTACTGTCAGGGAAACGGCGCGAAGGCCACGGGCGAGTACACGGAGGATGGTCTCGTGGTCTTTGAAGGATCGACGGCCCGTTTGGAGACGACCCCATCAGCCCCAGAGGCGATCGAGCGACGGCGGAAGAATCTCCGGGCAGATGGGGTTTTGCAACGCCAGGACGACCGGCTCGTCTTTCGGGAGAACCACGCCTTCAATTCGCCGAGCGCTGCCTCCGGTGTCGTGCTTGGCCGATCGAGCAACGGATGGAGTGAGTGGGCGGACGACGCCGGACACACGCTCGATCACCTGGAACGCTGA